In Lineus longissimus chromosome 9, tnLinLong1.2, whole genome shotgun sequence, one genomic interval encodes:
- the LOC135494155 gene encoding glutamyl-tRNA(Gln) amidotransferase subunit B, mitochondrial-like — MVVAGLFTIFRRTSCKLCVRPSLFALNRRISTKHKHEDEKKWESVVGIEVHAQISSKAKLFSGSGTEFAALINNRVAFLDVALPGTLPVLNKRCVEASVITGLALSCDINKVSKFDRKHYFYGDLPSGYQITQQRWPIANNGRVEYDVLKPGSKTPVRKSVTVTQLQMEQDSGKSIHDEEAKQVLIDLNRAGVGLMEIITAPEFSTGIEVAAFLKELQHILLAIGTCDGKMEEGSLRVDASVSIHHPGEPLGVRAEVKNINSIKNVAKAIDFEVKRQVAELEKGNTIENETRSFDAESGETVPMRDKERLHDYRFMPEPNLPPLRLYDNEEDVPEEEDKSQVVIINEMRRQMPELPEETRQRLSGQYAVSRQNIYILMNESGLLEFFEEVMKVRSGAAGAARDVRLVVNWIVNDLLGKLNELDRKISECNLTPAGFGELVDLLHSRKITNNIGLKVLSIMLECHPRDQKSPRDIVEENEWFAIHDEETIAKRCEEIIAANPKAVAQFKRGKKKVFKYFVGEVHKLTNNCTNPKLVNKILKEKLS; from the exons ATGGTGGTTGCTGGACTTTTTACTATTTTTCGTCGAACTTCTTGCAAATTATGCGTTCGGCCATCCTTGTTTGCGCTTAACCGACGCATTTCAACAAAGCACAA GCATGAAGATGAAAAAAAGTGGGAAAGTGTTGTTGGAATAGAAGTTCATGCTCAGATTTCATCTAAGGCAAAATTGTTTTCTGGCTCTGGAACAGAATTTGCTGCTCTTATCAACAATCGGGTGGCATTCTTAGATGTGGCCTTGCCAGGAACTTTACCT GTCCTAAACAAAAGATGTGTCGAAGCAAGTGTCATCACAGGCCTGGCCCTTTCATGCGATATCAACAAAGTTTCAAAATTTGACAGAAAACATTACTTTTATGGTGATTTACCT TCGGGATATCAGATCACCCAGCAGCGATGGCCAATAGCAAACAATGGACGAGTTGAATATGATGTCCTTAAACCAGGCAGCAAGACACCTGTACGGAAGTCTGTCACAGTTACACAGCTTCAGATGGAGCAGGACAGTGGAAAAAGTATTCATGATGAAGAGGCGAAGCAAGTCCTCATAGATTTGAACAGAGCAGGTGTTGGCCTTATGGAGATCATTACAGCACCCGAGTTTTCAACTGGAATAGAGGTGGCAGCATTCTTGAAGGAACTTCAACACATTCTGTTGGCGATTGGAACTTGTGATGGAAAGATGGAAG AGGGTTCTCTCCGTGTTGATGCAAGTGTATCTATCCACCATCCGGGAGAACCCCTCGGGGTCAGGGCAGAGGTTAAAAACATCAACAGCATTAAGAATGTAGCCAAGGCCATAG ATTTTGAAGTCAAAAGACAAGTTGCTGAACTTGAAAAAGGAAACAccattgaaaatgaaacaagatCATTTGATGCAGAAAGTGG AGAGACAGTTCCAATGCGGGACAAGGAGCGACTCCATGACTATCGCTTTATGCCAGAACCAAACTTACCTCCCCTCCGATTATACGACAATGAAGAAGACGTCCCTGAAGAGGAGGATAAAAGCCAGGTGGTCATCATCAATGAAATGAGACGTCAGATGCCTGAACTACCAGAAGAGACTCGGCAACGTCTTTCAGGACAGTATGCTGTGTCACGGCAGAATATCTATATTCTAATG aatgaaaGTGGCCTTCTTGAGTTTTTCGAAGAGGTGATGAAAGTACGCTCTGGTGCTGCTGGTGCTGCCAGAGATGTCCGCCTGGTTGTAAACTGGATCGTAAATGACCTGCTGGGCAAGCTGAACGAACTCGATAGAAAGATTTCAGAATG CAATTTAACACCGGCTGGTTTTGGAGAACTAGTGGATCTATTGCATTCTAGAAAGATTACAAATAACATAGGATTAAAG GTGCTTAGTATTATGTTAGAATGTCATCCAAGAGATCAAAAGTCTCCTAGAGATATAGTTGAAGAGAATGAGTGGTTTGCCATACATGATGAAGAAACGATAGCAAAGAGATGTGAAGAGATCATAGCAGCAAATCCAAAGGCC gtggCACAGTTTAAACGAGGCAAGAAGAAAGTGTTCAAATACTTTGTCGGAGAGGTTCATAAACTGACGAACAATTGTACAAATCCAAAGTTGGTCAATAAGATACTCAAGGAGAAGCTTAGCTGA
- the LOC135494158 gene encoding nucleoside diphosphate kinase-like isoform X1, with protein MSSVVKQTGMLIHQAVRTSVTFYGLFSQVSGQTSSYFKRVAAPGTCRLFSTTSSTSASSNIPPDVPDPERQKTFVMVKPDGVQRGLVGEVLKRFEVKGYKLRALKFVHAPLWICEEHYIEHRGRVFYPKLLKYIRSGPVVPMVFEGEKVVEAARKIIGETDPVNSNPGTIRGDFGLTVASNSLLKEIGNVIHGSDSIKSAEREIALWFEPAELIQWDLVHYEWLYEH; from the exons ATGTCGAGCGTGGTCAAGCAAACTGGAATGCTGATCCATCAAGCCGTCCGGACTTCGGTCACATTTTATGGCCTGTTTTCACAGGTTTCCGGCCAGacttccagttatttcaaacgCGTTGCTGCACCAGGAACATGTCGGCTATTCTCAACTACAAGTTCAACTTCTGCAT CGTCCAACATCCCACCTGATGTACCAGACCCAGAGCGCCAGAAGACGTTTGTGATGGTAAAGCCAGACGGAGTACAGCGTGGGCTGGTGGGGGAGGTTCTCAAGAGATTTGAAGTAAAGGGTTACAAACTCAGGGCTTTAAAATTTGTCCAT GCACCCTTATGGATATGTGAGGAACACTACATCGAACACAGAGGGAGAGTATTCTACCCCAAACTGTTAAAATACATCAGATCGGGACCAGTGGTTCCTATG GTTTTTGAAGGTGAAAAAGTAGTAGAGGCAGCTAGAAAAATAATTGGTGAGACGGATCCTGTCAACTCAAACCCCGGCACAATTAGAGGAGACTTTGGTCTGACTGTTGCAAG TAACTCCCTTCTAAAAGAAATCGG GAATGTCATACACGGCAGCGATAGTATCAAGAGTGCTGAACGGGAGATCGCGCTCTGGTTCGAACCAGCTGAACTCATTCAATGGGATCTTGTGCACTACGAGTGGCTCTACGAACATTGA
- the LOC135494158 gene encoding nucleoside diphosphate kinase-like isoform X2: MSSVVKQTGMLIHQAVRTSVTFYGLFSQVSGQTSSYFKRVAAPGTCRLFSTTSSTSASSNIPPDVPDPERQKTFVMVKPDGVQRGLVGEVLKRFEVKGYKLRALKFVHAPLWICEEHYIEHRGRVFYPKLLKYIRSGPVVPMVFEGEKVVEAARKIIGETDPVNSNPGTIRGDFGLTVARNVIHGSDSIKSAEREIALWFEPAELIQWDLVHYEWLYEH, translated from the exons ATGTCGAGCGTGGTCAAGCAAACTGGAATGCTGATCCATCAAGCCGTCCGGACTTCGGTCACATTTTATGGCCTGTTTTCACAGGTTTCCGGCCAGacttccagttatttcaaacgCGTTGCTGCACCAGGAACATGTCGGCTATTCTCAACTACAAGTTCAACTTCTGCAT CGTCCAACATCCCACCTGATGTACCAGACCCAGAGCGCCAGAAGACGTTTGTGATGGTAAAGCCAGACGGAGTACAGCGTGGGCTGGTGGGGGAGGTTCTCAAGAGATTTGAAGTAAAGGGTTACAAACTCAGGGCTTTAAAATTTGTCCAT GCACCCTTATGGATATGTGAGGAACACTACATCGAACACAGAGGGAGAGTATTCTACCCCAAACTGTTAAAATACATCAGATCGGGACCAGTGGTTCCTATG GTTTTTGAAGGTGAAAAAGTAGTAGAGGCAGCTAGAAAAATAATTGGTGAGACGGATCCTGTCAACTCAAACCCCGGCACAATTAGAGGAGACTTTGGTCTGACTGTTGCAAG GAATGTCATACACGGCAGCGATAGTATCAAGAGTGCTGAACGGGAGATCGCGCTCTGGTTCGAACCAGCTGAACTCATTCAATGGGATCTTGTGCACTACGAGTGGCTCTACGAACATTGA
- the LOC135494106 gene encoding leucine-rich repeat-containing protein 74B-like, with protein MATMSNGGRSSLFNGLGTITEGTEYPSLTPQLNTPRILKINGKKPVPRDTIKLTTGGGLGKIPGVFVTDMDPGRDDEETSLFEAFLIVEEQQEEELEEHKADQERARSVYEAACKRCGVAISKAILHAIGLNHVKLKNHSLGIQGIKPLCIALVSNVYVTSLDLEGNDLGAKGAAAVADVLSENLFILDLNLAENKIGTEGARCLTKVLRSNHTLCKLNLSGNDFGESDAKYFAKLLSSNTNVKELCLSHNAFRETGGEELGGAIAKNATLKVLDLSWNHLRLKGAVSICKALEKNKGLSVLNLAWNGFGLIGCQEMATAMEKNKTLEELNLSANRIDNLGLAHLLRGLSENTTLQVIKLGSNPIYGEAVTGLLDWFETYMSSGIKLIDLTHICIDEDFQEKLKCIQRIRTIDIIHGSVVNPQRSLVAKHRLSIFDTTTDPIMVLFEYMKQSNLRLVDFFHVLDRDKSETISKQEFREGLQSVNIPMSEQALSSLMRKMDLNNDGQIDFGEFVVGHKENVKKVSTVRKTNENKQAQFMYLREKVKRLVGARSKPSKEAANQETTNPRTGFVTAVFKHLQPPHE; from the exons ATGGCGACCATGAGCAACGGTGGGCGATCTAGTTTATTCAATGGATTGGGAACAATAACG GAAGGAACCGAATACCCGAGCCTGACGCCTCAGCTGAACACCCCGCGGATATTGAAGATCAACGGCAAGAAGCCCGTGCCGCGGGACACTATCAAACTGACGACTGGGGGTGGCCTGGGGAAGATACCAGGTGTGTTTGTCACTGACATGGACCCGGGGCGAGATGACGAGGAGACGAGCCTGTTTGAGGCTTTCCTCATTGTGGAGGAGCAACAGGAAG AAGAACTCGAAGAGCACAAGGCCGACCAGGAAAGAGCTCGCTCCGTTTACGAAGCAGCATGTAAGCGGTGTGGAGTAGCGATATCTAAAGCCATCCTTCACGCCATCGGGTTGAACCATGTCAAACTTAAGAACCATAGCTTGGGAATACAGGGCATCAAGCCTTTGTGCATTGCATTGGTG TCAAATGTGTATGTGACGAGTCTTGACCTTGAAGGGAATGACCTGGGGGCGAAGGGCGCCGCGGCCGTAGCAGACGTCCTCAGCGAAAACTTGTTTATATTAGATTTG AATCTCGCAGAAAACAAAATCGGTACAGAGGGTGCTCGATGTCTCACTAAGGTCCTCCGATCCAATCACACGCTGTGCAAACTCAATCTATCGG GAAACGATTTTGGGGAAAGTGATGCCAAATATTTTGCGAAACTTTTATCG tcaaacaccaacGTGAAGGAGTTGTGTTTGAGCCATAATGCATTTAGAGAGACGGGAGGAGAAGAATTGGGTGGTGCTATAG CTAAAAATGCGACGTTAAAAGTTCTGGATTTAAGTTGGAACCACCTACGGTTAAAAGGGGCGGTGTCAATATGTAAGGCTCTTGAGAAGAACAAGGGTTTGTCTGTCCTCAATCTTGCCTGGAATGGGTTTGGCCTGATCGGTTGCCAGGAGATGGCCACAGCTATGGAGAAGAACAAGACTTTAGAGGAGCTCAATCTCTCGGCCAACAGGATAGACAACCTGGGCCTGGCACATCTACTAAGGGGACTCAGTGAGAACACCACCCTACAAGTAATAAAG CTTGGGTCGAACCCTATCTACGGAGAGGCAGTGACAGGTCTCTTGGACTGGTTTGAAACATACATGTCCTCTGGCAtcaaattgattgatttgacG CATATATGTATCGACGAAGACTTCCAAGAGAAACTCAAGTGCATCCAGCGAATTCGTACCATTGATATCATCCATGGTTCGGTGGTGAATCCTCAGCGCTCCCTTGTGGCCAAACATCGCCTGTCCATCTTTGACACCACTACAGATCCGATCATGGTGTTGTTTGAGTACATGAAGCAATCAAACCTTCGACTTGTGGACTTCTTCCACGTCTTGGACCGCGACAAGAGCGAAACTATCAGCAAACAGGAGTTTAGAGAAGGATTGCAG AGTGTCAACATCCCGATGAGTGAACAGGCGTTATCCTCCTTGATGAGGAAGATGGACCTCAATAATGATGGACAGATCGATTTTGG AGAGTTTGTCGTAGGACACAAGGAAAACGTGAAGAAAGTGAGCACTGTGAGGAAGACCAATGAGAACAAACAGGCGCAGTTCATGTATCTTCGCGAGAAGGTCAAGCGGCTTGTGGGAGCTAGAAGCAAGCCCAGCAAGGAAGCCGCCAACCAGGAGACAACGAATCCTCGCACTGGGTTCGTGACGGCAGTGTTTAAACATCTCCAACCGCCTCATGAATGA
- the LOC135493677 gene encoding uncharacterized protein LOC135493677 → MTKDHVTLTVSRSKDAMAPEKIRIERVASKSIHKDKVLYRASPKGQYKGMVIHKKSDDIKPRKAQPQVQMEFTVFIANKNDIERQIKERRQLRFWFEDKVKPMEKTAQASKFFTELLDAETFPQTLVLFIKKALILVKHYKLIDCLDIRLERTDVTVQECYVEESCRVQLASSLEASFYDPSLDIAEEEGDDMEDVVRNYITVMTPAKYTYQFVPELPVNNKTWVAFKVRASESAHVALSAIYGSLEQKTYEITLGGLNNTRCYIRENAEGPKRAEAITRGILKGEESRDFWVSWKDGIIQVGEGNEKGKNRIMYWRVPARKIYSINCLSVSTDSGSEGQWEFVDILYPEKDKAKRRAKARACLLWLAKKQKLLYALEDAYPESIPTPDLLKLANIKQSDMFTAIVMLKGMEKKDLIQEVTTGVWMRKPGGQNHQQHEVKIVTDMPRLTGKEQPTVGIVTALYCEKQAVDAMIENKTTYVKYSAKTKGDSSVYTIGKIGKIKVVCTKLSRVGRGRGEAIAAGNAITRLLGTFSRIEHVIVTGVGGAVPNPGDYEKHVRLGDLVVSFAAAAKDPVYIHCDKMEPVNGEYNFLTRTWFPKERAMQGVAMDMQEMLAEHRTKYPWETFIDEGKEAMSSEESGFYKPASRNDRIFVPNSGGSLIEYEHPQPPPGHYVREGQPRIHFGAFGAGRFVSRNDRIREDFSNLCGVIAYDYEFYAVMESLEGNRCDSFIVIRGMADYADGTKQKDWQPYSSLVAAAFTKAFVMAIPE, encoded by the exons ATGACTAAAG ATCATGTAACACTGACAGTGAGCCGCAGTAAAGATGCGATGGCCCCGGAGAAGATCCGTATTGAGAGGGTGGCCAGCAAGTCTATCCACAAAGACAAGGTTCTTTATCGCGCTAGCCCCAAGGGACAGTACAAAGGCATGGTCATCCATAAGAAGTCCGATG ACATAAAGCCCAGGAAGGCCCAGCCACAAGTCCAGATGGAGTTCACCGTCTTCATTGCCAACAAGAACGACATCGAACGTCAGATAAAG GAGCGGCGGCAGTTGCGATTCTGGTTTGAAGACAAGGTCAAACCAATGGAGAAGACTGCCCAGGCCAGCAAGTTCTTCACTGAGCTTCTTGATGCTGAGACATTTCCTCAAA CCTTGGTTCTGTTCATCAAGAAGGCCTTGATTCTTGTCAAGCACTACAAGCTGATCGACTGTCTTGACATCCGCCTTGAACGCACGGACGTGACCGTACAGGAATGTTACGTGGAGGAGTCTTGTCGAGTTCAGCTGGCCTCATCCTTGGAGGCATCGTTCTATGACCCGTCTCTGGATATAGCGGAGGAAGAGGGAGATGACATGGAGGACGTAGTTC GTAACTACATTACTGTCATGACCCCCGCCAAATACACCTACCAATTCGTCCCCGAACTCCCCGTCAACAACAAGACATGGGTGGCCTTCAAGGTCAGGGCCAGCGAGAGTGCCCATGTGGCCTTGTCCGCCATCTACGGGTCACTGGAACAGAAAACCTACGAAATCACCCTCGGAGGCTTGAACAACACCAGATGCTATATTCGGGAAAACGCGGAAGGCCCGAAGAGAGCTGAAGCTATCACCAGAGGCATCCTAAAGGGCGAAGAGTCGCGAGACTTCTGGGTCAGTTGGAAGGATGGTATCATCCAGGTCGGTGAGGGAAATGAGAAGGGGAAGAACAGGATCATGTATTGGAGGGTTCCGGCCAGAAAAATCTACTCAATCAACTGTCTATCTGTCTCCACCGACAGCGGGTCTGAGGGGCAATGGGAATTCGTTGACATCCTGT ATCCAGAGAAGGACAAGGCGAAGAGGCGAGCCAAAGCCCGAGCCTGCCTTCTTTGGTTGGCGAAGAAGCAGAAGCTTCTCTATGCTCTCGAAGATGCCTACCCTGAAAGCATACCGACTCCCGATTTACTTAA GCTCGCCAATATCAAGCAGTCCGACATGTTCACTGCCATCGTCATGCTGAAGGGTATGGAGAAGAAGGACCTCATTCAGGAAGTGACGACGGGAGTCTGGATGCGCAAGCCAGGGGGACAGAACCACCAGCAGCATG AGGTGAAGATCGTCACGGACATGCCGCGGCTGACTGGCAAGGAGCAACCCACAGTGGGTATTGTCACGGCGTTATACTGTGAGAAACAGGCCGTAGATGCAATGATCGAGAACAAGACAACTTACGTCAAGTACAGCGCCAAAACGAAAG GTGATTCGTCCGTTTATACCATTGGTAAGATAGGCAAGATCAAAGTCGTCTGTACCAAGCTCTCACGTGTAGGACGAGGCAGAGGCGAGGCCATAGCAGCGGGGAATGCCATCACTAGGCTTCTAG GTACTTTCAGTCGTATCGAGCACGTCATCGTAACAGGTGTCGGAGGTGCTGTGCCCAACCCTGGAGACTACGAAAAGCATGTCCGCCTAGGTGACCTCGTGGTCTCATTTGCTGCAGCAGCGAAAGATCCCGTATACATCCACTGTGACAAGATGGAGCCAGTCAACGGGGAATACAACTTCCTGACACGGACCTGGTTCCCGAAAGAGCGGGCTATGCAAGGGGTAGCCATGGACATGCAGGAAATGCTAGCGGAGCATAGGACGAAATACCCATGGGAGACGTTCATAGATGAAGGAAAGGAGGCCATGAGCAGTGAAGAGTCAGGCTTCTACAAACCTGCGAGTAGGAATGATAGGATCTTTGTACCGAATTCGGGAGGGTCGCTCATTGAGTACGAACACCCCCAGCCCCCTCCAGGTCATTACGTCCGCGAGGGGCAACCGAGAATACATTTCGGTGCATTCGGTGCAGGGCGGTTCGTCTCCCGGAACGACAGGATTCGGGAAGATTTCTCAAACTTGTGCGGGGTCATTGCGTACGATTACGAATTCTACGCAGTGATGGAGTCCCTTGAAGGCAACCGCTGCGACAGTTTCATCGTAATCCGCGGCATGGCCGACTATGCTGATGGAACGAAACAGAAAGACTGGCAGCCATATTCTTCACTGGTTGCCGCCGCGTTTACTAAAGCTTTCGTCATGGCGATACCAGAGTAG